From Herpetosiphonaceae bacterium, a single genomic window includes:
- the rpmH gene encoding 50S ribosomal protein L34, with the protein MPKRTWQPKRIPRRRKHGFLSRMATKKGQLVLKARRLKGRWKLTVSNERRRVQRGHR; encoded by the coding sequence ATGCCCAAGCGAACGTGGCAGCCGAAGCGGATTCCGCGCCGCCGTAAACATGGCTTCTTGTCGCGCATGGCGACAAAAAAGGGACAGTTGGTGCTCAAGGCACGCCGACTGAAAGGCCGCTGGAAACTCACGGTAAGCAATGAGCGACGCCGTGTACAACGCGGACATCGCTAA
- a CDS encoding YidC/Oxa1 family membrane protein insertase, producing the protein MPGWSSFVGFLEFILSTLTSWTGSLGIAIILFTILTRLAMLPLTIKQLKSSKKMQEIQPLMAELRRKYGKDQQKMTQEMTKLYREYNVNPAGSCLPILIQLPIFLGVYQAVYNLVDKGGTEIFLGIQLGLAAFQQPNAFTATLPNFQEGFQGIQYLILPVLSVVLQLLVTLMAQPKIQDPQQKAMMQAMMFMPLIFGYIGFTFNQGAVLYWVAGSVLAVIQQYFVSGFGSLTNYLPFLPERQGFLTPTTPAVVSTSGAETVEAESEAPRADFWAPLSKLTANTATSGDGATEQVISDVKRQINKKRR; encoded by the coding sequence ATGCCTGGTTGGTCATCATTTGTCGGTTTTCTTGAATTTATCCTGAGCACTCTCACCAGCTGGACAGGCAGCTTAGGAATTGCCATTATTTTGTTCACCATCTTAACCCGGCTGGCGATGCTGCCGCTGACGATCAAGCAGCTCAAGTCGAGCAAGAAGATGCAGGAGATCCAGCCGCTGATGGCGGAGCTGCGCCGTAAGTACGGCAAAGATCAGCAGAAGATGACTCAGGAGATGACCAAGCTCTACCGCGAGTACAACGTCAATCCTGCCGGAAGCTGTCTGCCAATCCTGATCCAGCTTCCGATCTTCCTCGGCGTCTATCAGGCGGTGTATAACCTTGTCGACAAGGGCGGGACCGAAATCTTCCTCGGTATCCAGCTTGGCCTGGCCGCGTTTCAGCAGCCCAACGCCTTCACGGCAACGCTCCCGAATTTTCAGGAGGGCTTTCAGGGCATTCAGTACCTGATCCTGCCGGTCCTGTCGGTTGTGTTACAGTTACTCGTCACGCTGATGGCCCAGCCCAAGATTCAGGACCCGCAGCAGAAGGCGATGATGCAGGCGATGATGTTCATGCCGCTGATCTTCGGCTACATCGGCTTTACCTTCAACCAGGGCGCGGTGCTCTACTGGGTCGCTGGCTCGGTGCTGGCCGTGATCCAGCAGTACTTCGTCTCCGGCTTTGGCTCGCTGACCAACTACCTGCCATTTTTGCCGGAGCGCCAGGGATTTCTCACGCCGACGACGCCCGCTGTCGTCAGCACTTCCGGAGCGGAAACCGTAGAAGCTGAGAGCGAAGCGCCGCGCGCGGATTTCTGGGCGCCGCTCAGCAAGCTGACCGCCAACACAGCGACCAGCGGCGACGGGGCGACGGAGCAGGTGATCAGCGACGTGAAACGCCAGATCAATAAAAAGCGACGATAA
- a CDS encoding molybdenum cofactor guanylyltransferase, giving the protein MIEAAPTLSLPPVSGVIVAGGRSTRLGQDKRRLKLWGESGPTLLEHTVSLIASLCAETIVVLNDPEAWPQLPARLVSDLYPAGGALGGIYSGLAAARHEYALVVAADMPLLNLDLLRWMLAQPRDYDVLVPRLAEGRARNRLGVESLHAVYSRACLDPMARQLDAGNPQVIGFYADVRVRIVEPPTIAQFDPAGNAFRNVNMPQDLDAVRQLLAQSEVE; this is encoded by the coding sequence ATGATCGAAGCCGCTCCCACGCTATCGCTCCCGCCTGTGTCGGGCGTGATTGTGGCCGGTGGGCGCAGCACCCGTCTGGGCCAGGATAAGCGGCGGCTCAAGCTGTGGGGCGAGTCCGGCCCGACGCTGCTCGAACATACGGTCAGCCTGATCGCCTCGCTGTGCGCCGAGACGATTGTCGTGCTGAACGATCCCGAAGCCTGGCCCCAGCTTCCGGCGCGGCTCGTCTCCGATCTGTATCCCGCTGGCGGAGCGCTCGGCGGAATCTATAGCGGCCTGGCTGCGGCTCGGCATGAATACGCGCTGGTGGTCGCCGCCGACATGCCGCTGCTCAACCTCGATCTGCTGCGCTGGATGCTGGCACAGCCGCGCGATTACGATGTGCTGGTACCGCGTCTTGCCGAGGGTCGTGCCCGTAATCGGCTCGGCGTCGAGAGCCTGCACGCCGTGTATAGCCGCGCCTGCCTCGATCCGATGGCCCGCCAGCTTGACGCCGGAAATCCCCAGGTGATCGGCTTTTACGCCGACGTGCGCGTCCGCATCGTCGAGCCTCCGACGATCGCGCAGTTCGATCCCGCCGGAAACGCTTTCCGTAACGTGAATATGCCCCAGGACCTCGACGCGGTGCGCCAATTGCTAGCTCAATCCGAGGTAGAATAG
- a CDS encoding DinB family protein codes for MTMFAQPMRSEQSVDDELLALAKLEATCNAIRLRISRLAPDQLYRGWPDEPSIAELISAAVDRERAYLSGFRRATTETQPRLEEPRPGLASMDRDFGDDLAIFFDVRRETLDLLRSISEETWQRTVLLPDGGEVTLETLAVRLQHHDAHMLESISRQRHRFLKSTGVDDLRDMGVAGKLGENLAQ; via the coding sequence ATGACGATGTTTGCTCAACCCATGCGCTCTGAGCAGAGCGTGGACGACGAGTTGTTGGCGCTGGCGAAGCTGGAGGCAACCTGCAATGCGATCCGGCTGCGGATTTCCCGCCTCGCGCCCGATCAGCTCTATCGCGGCTGGCCGGACGAGCCATCGATCGCCGAGCTGATCTCGGCGGCGGTCGATCGCGAGCGCGCCTATCTCAGCGGCTTTCGCCGTGCGACGACCGAGACGCAGCCGCGTCTGGAGGAGCCGCGACCGGGGCTGGCCTCCATGGATCGCGATTTTGGCGACGATCTGGCGATCTTCTTCGATGTGCGCCGCGAGACGTTGGATCTGCTGCGCTCGATCAGCGAAGAAACCTGGCAGCGGACGGTGCTGCTGCCCGACGGCGGCGAGGTGACGCTGGAAACACTGGCGGTGCGGCTGCAACACCACGACGCGCATATGCTCGAATCGATCAGCCGCCAGCGCCACCGCTTCCTGAAGTCGACAGGCGTCGACGATCTGCGCGATATGGGCGTTGCCGGGAAGCTGGGCGAGAATCTGGCGCAGTAG
- a CDS encoding O-acetyl-ADP-ribose deacetylase, which produces MQTQINGCTLELVRGNIVEQEVDAIVNAANSSLLGGGGVDGAIHRAAGPKLGLECLTLRGCATGQAKITKGYRLPARHVIHAVGPRYRDGRHGEAEQLASAYHASLALASQHQLQRIAFPAISSGIYGYPLDEAATIALRAVLDYLGTHDDLRLVRFVLFNDETYDAFCRALTSLTRGESVEPGA; this is translated from the coding sequence ATGCAGACACAGATCAACGGCTGTACGCTCGAACTTGTGCGCGGCAACATCGTCGAGCAGGAGGTCGATGCGATCGTCAATGCGGCCAACTCGTCGCTGCTGGGCGGCGGCGGCGTCGACGGCGCGATCCATCGCGCGGCGGGGCCGAAGCTGGGGCTGGAATGCTTGACGCTGCGCGGCTGCGCCACGGGCCAGGCCAAGATCACCAAAGGCTACCGCCTACCGGCGCGTCACGTGATCCACGCGGTCGGGCCGCGCTACCGCGACGGACGGCATGGCGAGGCCGAGCAGCTTGCCAGCGCCTACCACGCGAGCCTGGCGCTCGCCAGCCAGCACCAGCTTCAGCGCATCGCGTTTCCGGCGATCAGCAGCGGCATCTACGGCTATCCGCTCGACGAGGCCGCCACGATCGCCCTGCGCGCCGTGCTCGACTACCTCGGCACCCACGACGATCTCCGGCTAGTGCGCTTTGTGCTGTTCAACGACGAGACATACGATGCTTTTTGTCGTGCGCTGACCTCACTGACGCGCGGTGAGTCAGTCGAACCAGGAGCTTAA
- a CDS encoding ATPase domain-containing protein: protein MDICQQEKEKTVMERPASVATGVPQLDLILGGGVVQNSLILIGGVAGSGKTVLAAQIACAAADRDERVLFVTAFSEPHNKLIANLQGFRFFNQNHIGGRIKLLNLQHQLSTSLEEAADTIVREAREHKARLVVLDGIQGILVTSNRPAAPHQFLYDLSAKLNLLNVTTVVTYDLSAVADATRPELTAVDGVIALNQELIGDRAIRTIQVVKQRGANPLLGRHTFTLTDEGVICYPRQETMTQVKDVAPGAERMPFGISALDTMLEGGPQQGTSTIVAGAEGTGKTVLGLQYAMHGVARNERALLISFNETAQQLVAKGRLFGLGIQAALDSENLLIRSYPLVELNPDAVAQEIRLLVESASIQRLIIDSIGDLERQLVERQRAGDFFASLVTFLRNHQLTTCITVEIDPIIGRDLSFAGKSLAALSDNVIFLEHVEVNDQQLFALTVLKMRYSGHDRLPHSYNIDSTGINLAPTPLVGAYSFTRRKS from the coding sequence ATGGATATATGCCAGCAGGAGAAAGAGAAGACCGTGATGGAACGACCGGCTTCCGTTGCCACAGGCGTCCCACAACTCGACTTGATCCTTGGTGGTGGCGTCGTTCAAAATTCATTAATCCTCATCGGTGGGGTAGCCGGCTCTGGCAAAACTGTGCTTGCTGCCCAGATAGCCTGTGCTGCGGCAGATCGAGACGAACGGGTATTATTTGTCACGGCTTTTTCCGAACCTCACAACAAGTTAATTGCCAATCTCCAGGGCTTCCGGTTCTTTAATCAGAACCATATCGGCGGGCGGATCAAGCTGCTCAATCTTCAGCATCAGCTCTCGACAAGCCTGGAAGAGGCCGCCGACACGATCGTCCGCGAGGCGCGCGAGCATAAAGCGCGGCTGGTGGTGCTGGACGGCATCCAGGGCATTCTTGTCACCAGCAACCGGCCTGCCGCGCCGCACCAGTTCTTGTACGATTTAAGCGCCAAGCTGAACCTGCTCAACGTGACGACGGTGGTCACGTATGACTTGTCGGCGGTCGCGGACGCCACACGTCCGGAGCTGACGGCGGTCGACGGCGTGATCGCGCTGAACCAGGAGCTGATCGGCGACCGCGCGATTCGCACGATCCAGGTCGTCAAGCAGCGCGGAGCGAACCCACTGCTGGGCCGCCACACCTTTACCCTGACCGACGAGGGCGTGATCTGCTATCCACGACAAGAGACGATGACGCAGGTGAAGGATGTCGCGCCCGGAGCGGAGCGCATGCCGTTTGGCATATCGGCGCTGGATACGATGCTCGAAGGCGGACCGCAGCAGGGCACCAGCACGATCGTCGCGGGCGCGGAAGGCACCGGCAAAACCGTACTCGGCCTTCAGTACGCGATGCACGGCGTGGCGCGCAACGAGCGCGCGCTGCTGATCTCGTTCAATGAAACGGCACAGCAGCTTGTCGCCAAGGGGCGTTTGTTTGGCCTCGGTATCCAGGCGGCGCTCGACTCCGAAAACCTGCTGATTCGCTCCTACCCGCTGGTGGAGCTTAACCCGGATGCTGTGGCCCAGGAGATCAGGCTGCTCGTCGAGTCGGCCTCGATCCAGCGGCTAATCATCGACAGCATCGGCGATCTAGAGCGGCAGTTGGTCGAGCGACAACGAGCTGGGGACTTCTTCGCCTCGCTGGTGACATTTCTGCGCAATCACCAGCTTACAACCTGTATCACCGTAGAGATCGATCCGATCATTGGGCGCGATCTCTCGTTTGCCGGGAAGAGCCTTGCCGCGCTATCCGACAACGTGATCTTCCTGGAGCATGTCGAAGTCAACGACCAGCAACTCTTTGCGCTGACGGTGCTCAAGATGCGCTACAGCGGCCACGATCGGCTGCCGCATAGCTACAACATCGACAGCACCGGCATTAATCTCGCGCCAACGCCGCTGGTCGGCGCGTACAGCTTCACCCGGCGCAAATCGTAA
- the yidD gene encoding membrane protein insertion efficiency factor YidD, whose translation MGRWIALVLIRFYQRFISPLTPPSCIYTPTCSQYGYEAISRYGLLKGGWLTLRRIARCHPWAHGGSDPVP comes from the coding sequence ATGGGCCGGTGGATCGCACTGGTGCTGATTCGGTTCTACCAGCGCTTCATATCACCACTCACTCCTCCTAGCTGTATTTATACGCCAACCTGCTCACAATATGGCTATGAGGCGATTTCGCGCTATGGGCTGCTCAAGGGTGGATGGCTTACCCTGCGGCGCATCGCCCGCTGCCATCCGTGGGCGCATGGCGGTTCCGATCCCGTGCCATGA
- a CDS encoding DUF1028 domain-containing protein — translation MDQRLIATFSIVARDPANGDLGVAVQSKFLAVGSVVPWARANVGAIATQALANLSYGPDGLALLEQGLSAPDALRQLIAADEQRDHRQVGIVDHEGRAAAYTGSACQSWAGHVTGDGFCCQGNILTGEAVVNKMAEAFCAAGGELAERLVAALEAGQSAGGDRRGRQSASLYVVRRGGSYGGYLDRYVDLRVDDHPDPIKELSRILQLHRFYLTRPADHDLIPIDKTLAAELQDSLRDLGFYSGPNTNTYDELTRAALFAYGGIENLEERLVEDARIDTQVLEFIRRKREEAKSRKQK, via the coding sequence ATGGACCAAAGGTTGATCGCTACCTTTTCGATCGTCGCGCGAGATCCAGCCAATGGCGACCTCGGCGTTGCCGTACAGTCGAAGTTCCTGGCCGTTGGCTCGGTAGTGCCGTGGGCGCGCGCGAACGTCGGCGCGATTGCAACGCAGGCTCTGGCGAATCTGAGCTACGGCCCCGATGGCCTGGCGCTGCTGGAGCAGGGCCTTTCAGCGCCCGACGCGCTGCGCCAGTTGATCGCCGCCGATGAGCAGCGCGACCACCGACAGGTGGGCATCGTCGATCACGAGGGACGCGCGGCGGCTTATACCGGATCGGCCTGTCAGAGCTGGGCCGGGCATGTCACCGGCGATGGCTTCTGCTGCCAGGGCAACATTCTGACCGGCGAGGCGGTCGTCAACAAGATGGCCGAGGCGTTCTGCGCGGCGGGCGGCGAGCTGGCCGAGCGTCTGGTCGCGGCGCTGGAGGCCGGCCAGAGCGCGGGCGGCGATCGTCGAGGCCGACAATCGGCCTCGCTGTATGTCGTGCGGCGTGGCGGCTCGTACGGCGGCTACCTCGATCGCTACGTCGATCTGCGCGTTGACGATCATCCCGATCCGATCAAGGAGCTGAGCCGCATTCTCCAACTGCACCGCTTTTATCTGACGCGACCGGCGGATCATGATTTGATCCCGATCGACAAAACGCTCGCCGCCGAGCTGCAAGATTCCCTGCGCGACCTGGGCTTCTACTCCGGCCCCAACACCAACACCTACGATGAGCTGACGCGCGCGGCGCTGTTTGCCTACGGCGGCATCGAGAATCTGGAAGAGCGGCTCGTCGAAGATGCGCGCATCGATACGCAGGTGCTCGAATTTATCCGGCGTAAGCGCGAAGAGGCCAAGAGCCGCAAGCAAAAGTAG
- the jag gene encoding RNA-binding cell elongation regulator Jag/EloR, which produces MPSIEISARTVAEATRLALEQMGVDEDDVIIEVLQNGDEENEALVRVSTPDVTPEELKTPEAPRRSRADYDPQAAGAEGRRILEGILERMGVEGYVNVQHSTSTGPEGETQHSIMLYVEGLDEETVGLMIGRRGETLRSLQFLLNTLVNRHVGRWPQIVIDVGNYRQRRQESLEGLARRVAEQVRTTGRPQVLDPMQAYDRRIIHMALREDTTVYTESSGEGESRRITVFPKK; this is translated from the coding sequence ATGCCCAGCATCGAAATTAGTGCGCGCACCGTTGCCGAGGCGACGCGCCTAGCCCTTGAGCAAATGGGTGTTGACGAAGATGATGTCATTATTGAGGTGCTGCAAAACGGCGACGAAGAGAACGAGGCGTTAGTCCGCGTCAGCACGCCCGATGTGACACCAGAAGAGCTGAAGACTCCAGAGGCGCCTCGCCGCAGCCGCGCCGATTACGATCCGCAGGCCGCAGGCGCGGAAGGCCGCCGCATCCTCGAAGGTATCCTGGAGCGCATGGGCGTCGAAGGCTATGTCAACGTGCAGCATAGCACCTCTACCGGCCCCGAAGGCGAGACGCAGCATAGCATTATGCTGTACGTCGAGGGCCTCGACGAAGAGACGGTCGGGCTGATGATCGGGCGGCGCGGCGAGACGCTGCGATCGCTGCAGTTCTTGCTCAACACGCTCGTCAATCGGCATGTTGGCCGCTGGCCGCAGATCGTGATCGACGTTGGCAACTACCGCCAGCGCCGCCAGGAGTCGCTGGAGGGCCTGGCCCGCCGCGTCGCCGAGCAGGTTCGCACAACGGGTCGGCCACAGGTGCTCGATCCGATGCAAGCCTATGATCGGCGCATTATCCATATGGCGCTACGCGAGGATACGACGGTCTATACCGAAAGCTCCGGCGAGGGCGAGTCGCGGCGCATTACTGTGTTTCCTAAGAAGTAA
- a CDS encoding response regulator — MQVLVVDDEIAIVDLLADMLGDEGYDVARAHDGRSALMLLRSGLRPQVVITDLMMPNLDGLGLYRAIRNEFSAVPIGVLLMSAGKQINLDDPHAAFMSKPFSIIDLLDAIERLA, encoded by the coding sequence ATGCAGGTGCTGGTCGTCGACGATGAGATCGCAATCGTAGATCTGCTTGCGGATATGTTGGGCGATGAGGGATATGACGTGGCACGGGCGCACGATGGGCGGAGTGCGCTGATGCTGCTGCGCTCCGGGCTCCGGCCTCAGGTCGTGATCACCGATCTGATGATGCCGAATCTCGATGGCCTAGGCCTTTATCGTGCGATCCGCAACGAATTTTCGGCGGTGCCGATTGGTGTGCTGCTGATGAGCGCTGGCAAGCAGATTAATCTGGATGATCCCCATGCCGCATTTATGTCGAAGCCCTTCAGTATCATTGATCTGCTGGATGCTATCGAGCGCCTCGCGTAG
- a CDS encoding J domain-containing protein translates to MDDLQHLDDYAVLGISPGATPDTIKQAYRREIAKYHPDRFRSADPQMQAYARERAQRITEAYAALSRNPRTRMQPRRAQPTTSAEALAIDYDRAQILLAAGDAPAAARLLRQIQRVDPFYRDVDTLLARAEALAGGGYGRRRPALWLAGGVLGLALLGGGMYGWNTLRSATGTTNTVAIADGSTATPTATTVPPMPTITAEPTATSASSPAVGETLVAGGTQQLSPTPEVAPPTEAPPPPTEAPPTPTQVPPTEAPPPPTEVPPPPTEVPPTATRVPRPTPRPTPRPTQPPAPRNVAGVESGQVLVADNFGNAASGWPVLQAPNYSLGYRDGAYAITTQPNTGAVYAYGSPLGQNNAIIGADVIPVRGSAGLMFGPGNSYRFLISADGRFRVEQRGRVIVRPTASNAVRAGRNRLLLAIAGTRVSLYANGVLLANLNMPAPLQGSTYGFVVVPGARGGEGIFDSLTVRALPR, encoded by the coding sequence TTGGACGATTTACAGCACCTCGATGATTACGCCGTGCTTGGCATTTCCCCCGGTGCCACGCCGGATACGATTAAACAAGCGTATCGCCGCGAGATTGCAAAGTATCACCCGGACCGCTTTCGGAGTGCCGATCCGCAGATGCAAGCGTATGCCCGTGAGCGCGCCCAGCGCATCACCGAGGCGTACGCCGCGCTGAGCCGTAATCCCCGCACGCGAATGCAGCCCAGACGCGCCCAGCCTACCACCAGTGCGGAGGCGCTAGCCATCGATTACGATCGCGCTCAGATCTTGCTGGCCGCAGGTGATGCGCCAGCGGCGGCGCGGCTGCTGCGGCAAATTCAGCGGGTCGATCCGTTTTACCGCGATGTCGATACGCTGCTGGCGCGCGCCGAGGCCCTGGCCGGTGGCGGTTACGGAAGGCGCAGACCGGCGCTGTGGCTTGCCGGTGGTGTCCTGGGTCTGGCGCTGCTCGGCGGTGGCATGTACGGCTGGAATACGCTTCGCTCTGCCACGGGCACGACCAACACGGTGGCAATCGCGGACGGCAGTACCGCCACGCCGACAGCTACGACCGTGCCGCCGATGCCGACAATCACCGCCGAGCCGACCGCAACGAGTGCTTCGTCGCCTGCCGTTGGTGAGACACTGGTTGCCGGTGGCACGCAGCAGCTCTCGCCCACGCCTGAGGTTGCGCCGCCAACGGAAGCGCCGCCACCGCCGACGGAAGCGCCGCCGACGCCGACGCAGGTACCGCCAACGGAAGCGCCGCCACCGCCGACCGAGGTGCCGCCACCGCCGACCGAGGTGCCGCCGACGGCTACCCGTGTGCCGCGCCCAACGCCCAGGCCGACGCCGAGGCCGACTCAGCCGCCAGCGCCACGCAATGTGGCGGGCGTAGAAAGCGGACAGGTATTGGTGGCTGATAACTTCGGCAACGCGGCGAGCGGATGGCCGGTTTTGCAAGCGCCGAACTACAGCCTGGGCTATCGGGATGGTGCGTATGCGATCACCACGCAGCCGAATACTGGTGCCGTGTATGCTTACGGCTCTCCGCTGGGGCAAAATAACGCGATCATCGGCGCGGACGTGATCCCGGTGCGCGGCTCGGCGGGGCTGATGTTTGGGCCGGGCAATAGCTACCGCTTCTTGATCAGCGCTGACGGACGTTTCCGAGTTGAACAGCGTGGTAGAGTCATAGTCAGACCGACCGCGAGCAACGCGGTTCGTGCCGGACGCAACCGGCTGCTGCTGGCAATCGCCGGTACGCGCGTGTCGTTGTATGCGAACGGGGTGCTGCTCGCTAACCTGAATATGCCAGCACCGCTCCAAGGCTCGACCTATGGCTTTGTTGTTGTTCCGGGCGCGCGCGGCGGTGAGGGCATCTTCGACTCGTTGACGGTTCGTGCATTACCGCGCTGA
- a CDS encoding NUDIX domain-containing protein → MQHSGTAFDLPNSERPAVTVDVVIFTLQDRELHVLLLKRRFEPFRERWAIPGGFIRLDEPLELAARRELAEETGLHDVYLEQLYTFGEPGRDPRGRVISVAYFALVRADQQTLHGSEESFDLRWFPVRGVPCPLAFDHDHLLRLAVDRLRSKLEYTTLAFQLLPELFTLPELKQTYEQILGEQLDRGNFYRKIKEAGVLEPVGRQRESGGRPAALYRFRAARREADFVFRWREARTERDR, encoded by the coding sequence ATGCAGCACTCCGGCACAGCCTTTGATCTACCCAACAGCGAACGTCCTGCCGTCACGGTCGATGTGGTGATCTTCACGCTCCAAGATCGTGAGCTGCACGTCCTGCTGCTCAAACGCAGGTTCGAGCCATTTCGGGAGCGCTGGGCGATTCCCGGCGGCTTCATCAGGCTTGACGAGCCGCTGGAGCTGGCGGCCCGCCGTGAGCTAGCCGAAGAAACCGGGCTACACGATGTTTATCTGGAGCAGTTGTACACTTTTGGCGAGCCGGGCCGCGATCCGCGTGGCCGCGTGATCAGCGTGGCCTACTTCGCGCTGGTTCGCGCCGACCAGCAGACGCTCCACGGCTCAGAGGAGAGCTTCGATCTACGCTGGTTTCCGGTGCGCGGCGTGCCCTGCCCGCTGGCCTTCGATCACGATCATCTTTTGCGCCTCGCCGTCGATCGGCTGCGCTCCAAGCTCGAATACACGACCCTGGCGTTTCAACTTCTGCCCGAACTCTTCACCTTGCCGGAGCTGAAGCAGACCTACGAGCAAATTCTGGGCGAGCAGCTCGACCGGGGCAACTTTTACCGCAAAATCAAGGAGGCCGGAGTACTGGAGCCAGTCGGGCGGCAGCGTGAGAGCGGCGGGCGTCCGGCAGCGCTGTACCGCTTCCGCGCGGCGCGGCGCGAAGCTGACTTCGTGTTCCGCTGGCGTGAAGCTCGCACCGAAAGAGACAGGTAA
- a CDS encoding PfkB family carbohydrate kinase has protein sequence MIDYVAIGHICADLQPDGTTRLGGTALFAALTAHRLGLRTAILTACTPEFDLSAIPADVTIVRQPSPETTIFENRYHAEGRTQLLHARAATIDLHGVPALWQRAPILHIAPIIQEVPHTVASLFPQALVGVTPQGWLRSVDADKIVTTTPADLLELPLLGVRVVIFSEEDVQHDEELVRRLARRIPLVVLTRAERGATVFEAGQPTDVPAFPAEVVDPTGAGDVFAAAFLAALWQGQAAIAATRWACAAAARAIEGPGVSTLPTLEQVQQRLKMR, from the coding sequence ATGATCGATTACGTCGCTATCGGCCACATTTGCGCCGACCTTCAGCCCGACGGTACGACGCGGCTGGGCGGGACGGCGCTTTTTGCTGCCCTGACCGCACACCGGCTCGGCCTGCGCACGGCAATTCTAACCGCGTGTACGCCTGAGTTCGATCTCTCGGCCATTCCCGCCGATGTGACGATCGTGCGCCAGCCTTCGCCGGAGACGACGATCTTTGAAAATCGCTACCATGCCGAGGGCCGCACGCAACTGCTGCACGCCCGCGCGGCAACGATCGATCTCCACGGTGTGCCCGCGCTCTGGCAGCGCGCGCCGATCCTGCATATCGCGCCGATCATTCAGGAAGTGCCGCATACGGTCGCTTCGCTGTTTCCTCAGGCATTGGTCGGCGTTACCCCCCAGGGCTGGCTCCGCAGCGTCGACGCCGACAAGATCGTCACGACGACTCCAGCGGATCTGCTTGAGCTGCCGCTGCTCGGCGTGCGCGTGGTGATCTTCAGCGAAGAAGATGTCCAGCATGATGAAGAGCTGGTCCGGCGACTGGCCCGGCGTATTCCGCTGGTGGTGCTGACGCGCGCCGAGCGTGGCGCGACGGTGTTCGAGGCCGGCCAGCCGACCGACGTGCCCGCCTTTCCCGCAGAGGTGGTCGATCCGACTGGCGCGGGCGATGTGTTCGCGGCGGCGTTTCTCGCGGCGCTGTGGCAGGGCCAGGCAGCCATCGCCGCGACGCGCTGGGCCTGCGCGGCGGCGGCGCGGGCGATCGAAGGGCCTGGCGTTTCGACGCTGCCGACTCTGGAGCAGGTCCAGCAGCGCTTGAAGATGCGGTGA